One Cydia pomonella isolate Wapato2018A chromosome 15, ilCydPomo1, whole genome shotgun sequence DNA window includes the following coding sequences:
- the LOC133525956 gene encoding amyloid-beta-like protein isoform X3 produces the protein MSRAVLFISVFTIFLDVLHAGQASSGAEPQVAVLCEAGSTYHPQYMSAAGRWTPDLTTKPHNCLKDKMEILDYCKKVYPSHDITNIVEASHYVKVSNWCKLGSGNAAKCKVTRWVKPFRCLEGPFQSDALLVPESCLFDHIHNQSRCWQFARWNATAGRACAQRGLRLRTFAMLLPCGISLFSGVEFVCCPKHFKENVKMHKPMDVGVPVSPGGEEMLAASAAMDERDDDLLDDDDALDDDDDDDTLNLSDDDDDDTDDDMDEDEDADLSRDDDNEDDDYTDGDDNAWPRPESSSAPSTTPTTTTTTTTTTASTATSDPYFSHFDPRTEHQSYKDAQQRLEETHREKITKVMKEWSELEERYQQMMTSDPSSAQTFRQRMTAKFQANVQALEEEGVAERRRLAALHQQRVLAHLAQRRRTALACYTRSLRDTPPNAHRVQKCLQRLVRALAAERSGALAAWRRAAAAGREAAAAERASAADRLQDADRALQRALSSLRRRPHLYNNIGTAIEDYVQSMQSKDDMAVSLMSMTPEAEELLLDRIEAEVQREQAAREQLSAKRDQRTRQRQDIQEERARTSNGVKETEETDDEASEVVDPEETTLAPTTQAPLPSSSPAPAASSVSAHDLTTRAAYTQETTTTEIVTSTVTEVPEVETGETDVVGETSSRRSTSETEGEGLRAALEQAEEHAPPPQAHALKHEVSHSQPGYTIRSSANGGSGALYPALCVGGAALAAAAAVALAVARRRDRQAPQGFVQVEQTGAVAPTPEERHVANMQINGYENPTYKYFEVKE, from the exons GCAAGCAGCGGAGCGGAGCCGCAGGTGGCGGTCCTCTGCGAGGCCGGCTCCACGTACCACCCGCAGTACATGTCCGCCGCCGGCCGGTGGACGCCCGACCTCACCACCAAACCGCACAACTGCTTGAAGGACAAGATGGAAATTCTCGACTACTGCAAGAAG GTGTACCCAAGCCACGACATCACGAACATCGTGGAGGCGTCCCACTACGTGAAGGTCAGCAACTGGTGCAAGCTGGGCTCGGGCAACGCCGCCAAGTGCAAGGTTACCAGATGGGTGAAGCCTTTCCGCTGTCTTG AAGGTCCATTCCAATCGGACGCTCTGCTGGTGCCGGAGAGCTGTCTTTTCGACCACATTCACAACCAGAGCCGCTGCTGGCAGTTCGCTCGCTGGAACGCCACTGCAGGCCGCGCCTGCGCGCAGCGTGGTCTTCGGCTGAGGACCTTCGCTATGCTGTTACCTTGCGGGATCAGCTTGTTCTCTGGAGTCGAGTTTGTGTGCTGCCCGAAGCACTTCAAGG AAAACGTGAAAATGCACAAGCCCATGGACGTTGGCGTGCCCGTGAGCCCGGGTGGCGAAGAGATGTTGGCGGCCTCGGCAGCCATGGACGAGCGGGATGATGATCTGTTGGACGACGATGACGCgcttgatgatgatgacgatgatgataCCCTGAACTTGAGCGATGACGACGATGACGATACTGATGACG ACATGGATGAAGATGAAGATGCGGATCTATCTAGAGACGACGACAATGAGGATGACGATTATACGGACGGTGATGACAACGCCTGGCCTCGGCCCGAGTCCTCATCTGCACCATCTACCACCCCCACTACTACCACCACTACCACCACAACCACG GCTTCTACGGCAACTTCTGACCCGTACTTCTCCCACTTCGATCCACGCACCGAACACCAGAGCTACAAAGACGCTCAGCAGCGCCTTGAGGAGACCCATCGTGAAAAG ATCACCAAAGTAATGAAAGAATGGTCCGAACTTGAAGAGCGATACCAGCAGATGATGACTTCGGACCCCAGCTCCGCGCAGACCTTCCGGCAACGCATGACCGCTAAGTTCCAGGCTAACGTGCAG GCTCTCGAGGAAGAAGGCGTGGCCGAGCGCCGCCGACTTGCTGCCCTACACCAGCAGCGCGTGCTGGCGCACCTCGCGCAGCGCCGCCGCACCGCGCTCGCCTGCTACACGCGCTCCCTGCGGGACACGCCACCCAAC GCCCACCGCGTCCAGAAATGCTTGCAGCGCCTCGTCCGCGCGCTGGCCGCCGAGCGCAGCGGCGCGCTGGCCGcgtggcgccgcgccgccgccgccggccgcgaggccgccgccgccgagcgcgCCAGCGCCGCCGACAGGCTGCAG GACGCCGACCGAGCCCTCCAACGCGCCTTGTCCTCTCTGCGCCGACGCCCACATCTGTACAACAATATTGGCACTGCGATTGAGGATTACGTTCAG TCCATGCAATCCAAAGACGACATGGCCGTATCTCTAATGTCAATGACCCCCGAAGCCGAAGAGCTGCTTCTGGACCGCATCGAGGCCGAAGTGCAGAGGGAACAAGCCGCCAGGGAACAGCTAAGCGCCAAAAGAGATCAGCGCACCCGTCAGCGACAAGATATCCAGGAGGAGAGGGCTAGG ACCTCCAACGGCGTGAAGGAGACAGAAGAGACCGACGACGAAGCGAGCGAGGTCGTGGACCCCGAGGAGACCACGCTGGCCCCCACCACGCAGGCGCCGCTGCCGTCCTCCTCGCCCGCCCCGGCCGCGTCGTCCGTCTCGGCGCACGACCTCACCACCCGTGCTGCCTACACACAGGAGACAACCACTAct GAAATCGTTACCAGCACGGTTACTGAGGTGCCCGAAGTCGAGACGGGCGAGACCGATGTTGTAGGCGAGACATCCAGCCGACGATCCACCAGCGAG ACGGAGGGCGAGGGACTACGGGCAGCGCTAGAGCAAGCGGAGGAgcacgcgccgccgccgcaggcGCACGCGCTCAAGCACGAGGTGTCGCACTCTCAGCCT GGCTACACGATCCGCAGCTCGGCTAACGGCGGCAGCGGCGCGCTGTACCCGGCGCTGTGCGTGGGCGGCGCCGCGCTGGCGGCCGCGGCGGCCGTCGCGCTCGCCGTGGCGCGCCGCCGCGACCGGCAAGCCCCGCAGGGCTTCGTGCAG GTGGAGCAGACCGGCGCCGTGGCCCCGACCCCCGAGGAGCGGCACGTGGCCAACATGCAGATCAACGGCTACGAGAACCCCACCTACAAGTACTTCGAGGTCAAGGAGTAA
- the LOC133525956 gene encoding amyloid-beta-like protein isoform X2, translating into MSRAVLFISVFTIFLDVLHAGQVSELSGGNPSTTARTQASSGAEPQVAVLCEAGSTYHPQYMSAAGRWTPDLTTKPHNCLKDKMEILDYCKKVYPSHDITNIVEASHYVKVSNWCKLGSGNAAKCKVTRWVKPFRCLGPFQSDALLVPESCLFDHIHNQSRCWQFARWNATAGRACAQRGLRLRTFAMLLPCGISLFSGVEFVCCPKHFKENVKMHKPMDVGVPVSPGGEEMLAASAAMDERDDDLLDDDDALDDDDDDDTLNLSDDDDDDTDDDMDEDEDADLSRDDDNEDDDYTDGDDNAWPRPESSSAPSTTPTTTTTTTTTTASTATSDPYFSHFDPRTEHQSYKDAQQRLEETHREKITKVMKEWSELEERYQQMMTSDPSSAQTFRQRMTAKFQANVQALEEEGVAERRRLAALHQQRVLAHLAQRRRTALACYTRSLRDTPPNAHRVQKCLQRLVRALAAERSGALAAWRRAAAAGREAAAAERASAADRLQDADRALQRALSSLRRRPHLYNNIGTAIEDYVQSMQSKDDMAVSLMSMTPEAEELLLDRIEAEVQREQAAREQLSAKRDQRTRQRQDIQEERARTSNGVKETEETDDEASEVVDPEETTLAPTTQAPLPSSSPAPAASSVSAHDLTTRAAYTQETTTTEIVTSTVTEVPEVETGETDVVGETSSRRSTSETEGEGLRAALEQAEEHAPPPQAHALKHEVSHSQPGYTIRSSANGGSGALYPALCVGGAALAAAAAVALAVARRRDRQAPQGFVQVEQTGAVAPTPEERHVANMQINGYENPTYKYFEVKE; encoded by the exons GCAAGCAGCGGAGCGGAGCCGCAGGTGGCGGTCCTCTGCGAGGCCGGCTCCACGTACCACCCGCAGTACATGTCCGCCGCCGGCCGGTGGACGCCCGACCTCACCACCAAACCGCACAACTGCTTGAAGGACAAGATGGAAATTCTCGACTACTGCAAGAAG GTGTACCCAAGCCACGACATCACGAACATCGTGGAGGCGTCCCACTACGTGAAGGTCAGCAACTGGTGCAAGCTGGGCTCGGGCAACGCCGCCAAGTGCAAGGTTACCAGATGGGTGAAGCCTTTCCGCTGTCTTG GTCCATTCCAATCGGACGCTCTGCTGGTGCCGGAGAGCTGTCTTTTCGACCACATTCACAACCAGAGCCGCTGCTGGCAGTTCGCTCGCTGGAACGCCACTGCAGGCCGCGCCTGCGCGCAGCGTGGTCTTCGGCTGAGGACCTTCGCTATGCTGTTACCTTGCGGGATCAGCTTGTTCTCTGGAGTCGAGTTTGTGTGCTGCCCGAAGCACTTCAAGG AAAACGTGAAAATGCACAAGCCCATGGACGTTGGCGTGCCCGTGAGCCCGGGTGGCGAAGAGATGTTGGCGGCCTCGGCAGCCATGGACGAGCGGGATGATGATCTGTTGGACGACGATGACGCgcttgatgatgatgacgatgatgataCCCTGAACTTGAGCGATGACGACGATGACGATACTGATGACG ACATGGATGAAGATGAAGATGCGGATCTATCTAGAGACGACGACAATGAGGATGACGATTATACGGACGGTGATGACAACGCCTGGCCTCGGCCCGAGTCCTCATCTGCACCATCTACCACCCCCACTACTACCACCACTACCACCACAACCACG GCTTCTACGGCAACTTCTGACCCGTACTTCTCCCACTTCGATCCACGCACCGAACACCAGAGCTACAAAGACGCTCAGCAGCGCCTTGAGGAGACCCATCGTGAAAAG ATCACCAAAGTAATGAAAGAATGGTCCGAACTTGAAGAGCGATACCAGCAGATGATGACTTCGGACCCCAGCTCCGCGCAGACCTTCCGGCAACGCATGACCGCTAAGTTCCAGGCTAACGTGCAG GCTCTCGAGGAAGAAGGCGTGGCCGAGCGCCGCCGACTTGCTGCCCTACACCAGCAGCGCGTGCTGGCGCACCTCGCGCAGCGCCGCCGCACCGCGCTCGCCTGCTACACGCGCTCCCTGCGGGACACGCCACCCAAC GCCCACCGCGTCCAGAAATGCTTGCAGCGCCTCGTCCGCGCGCTGGCCGCCGAGCGCAGCGGCGCGCTGGCCGcgtggcgccgcgccgccgccgccggccgcgaggccgccgccgccgagcgcgCCAGCGCCGCCGACAGGCTGCAG GACGCCGACCGAGCCCTCCAACGCGCCTTGTCCTCTCTGCGCCGACGCCCACATCTGTACAACAATATTGGCACTGCGATTGAGGATTACGTTCAG TCCATGCAATCCAAAGACGACATGGCCGTATCTCTAATGTCAATGACCCCCGAAGCCGAAGAGCTGCTTCTGGACCGCATCGAGGCCGAAGTGCAGAGGGAACAAGCCGCCAGGGAACAGCTAAGCGCCAAAAGAGATCAGCGCACCCGTCAGCGACAAGATATCCAGGAGGAGAGGGCTAGG ACCTCCAACGGCGTGAAGGAGACAGAAGAGACCGACGACGAAGCGAGCGAGGTCGTGGACCCCGAGGAGACCACGCTGGCCCCCACCACGCAGGCGCCGCTGCCGTCCTCCTCGCCCGCCCCGGCCGCGTCGTCCGTCTCGGCGCACGACCTCACCACCCGTGCTGCCTACACACAGGAGACAACCACTAct GAAATCGTTACCAGCACGGTTACTGAGGTGCCCGAAGTCGAGACGGGCGAGACCGATGTTGTAGGCGAGACATCCAGCCGACGATCCACCAGCGAG ACGGAGGGCGAGGGACTACGGGCAGCGCTAGAGCAAGCGGAGGAgcacgcgccgccgccgcaggcGCACGCGCTCAAGCACGAGGTGTCGCACTCTCAGCCT GGCTACACGATCCGCAGCTCGGCTAACGGCGGCAGCGGCGCGCTGTACCCGGCGCTGTGCGTGGGCGGCGCCGCGCTGGCGGCCGCGGCGGCCGTCGCGCTCGCCGTGGCGCGCCGCCGCGACCGGCAAGCCCCGCAGGGCTTCGTGCAG GTGGAGCAGACCGGCGCCGTGGCCCCGACCCCCGAGGAGCGGCACGTGGCCAACATGCAGATCAACGGCTACGAGAACCCCACCTACAAGTACTTCGAGGTCAAGGAGTAA
- the LOC133525956 gene encoding amyloid-beta-like protein isoform X1, which yields MSRAVLFISVFTIFLDVLHAGQVSELSGGNPSTTARTQASSGAEPQVAVLCEAGSTYHPQYMSAAGRWTPDLTTKPHNCLKDKMEILDYCKKVYPSHDITNIVEASHYVKVSNWCKLGSGNAAKCKVTRWVKPFRCLEGPFQSDALLVPESCLFDHIHNQSRCWQFARWNATAGRACAQRGLRLRTFAMLLPCGISLFSGVEFVCCPKHFKENVKMHKPMDVGVPVSPGGEEMLAASAAMDERDDDLLDDDDALDDDDDDDTLNLSDDDDDDTDDDMDEDEDADLSRDDDNEDDDYTDGDDNAWPRPESSSAPSTTPTTTTTTTTTTASTATSDPYFSHFDPRTEHQSYKDAQQRLEETHREKITKVMKEWSELEERYQQMMTSDPSSAQTFRQRMTAKFQANVQALEEEGVAERRRLAALHQQRVLAHLAQRRRTALACYTRSLRDTPPNAHRVQKCLQRLVRALAAERSGALAAWRRAAAAGREAAAAERASAADRLQDADRALQRALSSLRRRPHLYNNIGTAIEDYVQSMQSKDDMAVSLMSMTPEAEELLLDRIEAEVQREQAAREQLSAKRDQRTRQRQDIQEERARTSNGVKETEETDDEASEVVDPEETTLAPTTQAPLPSSSPAPAASSVSAHDLTTRAAYTQETTTTEIVTSTVTEVPEVETGETDVVGETSSRRSTSETEGEGLRAALEQAEEHAPPPQAHALKHEVSHSQPGYTIRSSANGGSGALYPALCVGGAALAAAAAVALAVARRRDRQAPQGFVQVEQTGAVAPTPEERHVANMQINGYENPTYKYFEVKE from the exons GCAAGCAGCGGAGCGGAGCCGCAGGTGGCGGTCCTCTGCGAGGCCGGCTCCACGTACCACCCGCAGTACATGTCCGCCGCCGGCCGGTGGACGCCCGACCTCACCACCAAACCGCACAACTGCTTGAAGGACAAGATGGAAATTCTCGACTACTGCAAGAAG GTGTACCCAAGCCACGACATCACGAACATCGTGGAGGCGTCCCACTACGTGAAGGTCAGCAACTGGTGCAAGCTGGGCTCGGGCAACGCCGCCAAGTGCAAGGTTACCAGATGGGTGAAGCCTTTCCGCTGTCTTG AAGGTCCATTCCAATCGGACGCTCTGCTGGTGCCGGAGAGCTGTCTTTTCGACCACATTCACAACCAGAGCCGCTGCTGGCAGTTCGCTCGCTGGAACGCCACTGCAGGCCGCGCCTGCGCGCAGCGTGGTCTTCGGCTGAGGACCTTCGCTATGCTGTTACCTTGCGGGATCAGCTTGTTCTCTGGAGTCGAGTTTGTGTGCTGCCCGAAGCACTTCAAGG AAAACGTGAAAATGCACAAGCCCATGGACGTTGGCGTGCCCGTGAGCCCGGGTGGCGAAGAGATGTTGGCGGCCTCGGCAGCCATGGACGAGCGGGATGATGATCTGTTGGACGACGATGACGCgcttgatgatgatgacgatgatgataCCCTGAACTTGAGCGATGACGACGATGACGATACTGATGACG ACATGGATGAAGATGAAGATGCGGATCTATCTAGAGACGACGACAATGAGGATGACGATTATACGGACGGTGATGACAACGCCTGGCCTCGGCCCGAGTCCTCATCTGCACCATCTACCACCCCCACTACTACCACCACTACCACCACAACCACG GCTTCTACGGCAACTTCTGACCCGTACTTCTCCCACTTCGATCCACGCACCGAACACCAGAGCTACAAAGACGCTCAGCAGCGCCTTGAGGAGACCCATCGTGAAAAG ATCACCAAAGTAATGAAAGAATGGTCCGAACTTGAAGAGCGATACCAGCAGATGATGACTTCGGACCCCAGCTCCGCGCAGACCTTCCGGCAACGCATGACCGCTAAGTTCCAGGCTAACGTGCAG GCTCTCGAGGAAGAAGGCGTGGCCGAGCGCCGCCGACTTGCTGCCCTACACCAGCAGCGCGTGCTGGCGCACCTCGCGCAGCGCCGCCGCACCGCGCTCGCCTGCTACACGCGCTCCCTGCGGGACACGCCACCCAAC GCCCACCGCGTCCAGAAATGCTTGCAGCGCCTCGTCCGCGCGCTGGCCGCCGAGCGCAGCGGCGCGCTGGCCGcgtggcgccgcgccgccgccgccggccgcgaggccgccgccgccgagcgcgCCAGCGCCGCCGACAGGCTGCAG GACGCCGACCGAGCCCTCCAACGCGCCTTGTCCTCTCTGCGCCGACGCCCACATCTGTACAACAATATTGGCACTGCGATTGAGGATTACGTTCAG TCCATGCAATCCAAAGACGACATGGCCGTATCTCTAATGTCAATGACCCCCGAAGCCGAAGAGCTGCTTCTGGACCGCATCGAGGCCGAAGTGCAGAGGGAACAAGCCGCCAGGGAACAGCTAAGCGCCAAAAGAGATCAGCGCACCCGTCAGCGACAAGATATCCAGGAGGAGAGGGCTAGG ACCTCCAACGGCGTGAAGGAGACAGAAGAGACCGACGACGAAGCGAGCGAGGTCGTGGACCCCGAGGAGACCACGCTGGCCCCCACCACGCAGGCGCCGCTGCCGTCCTCCTCGCCCGCCCCGGCCGCGTCGTCCGTCTCGGCGCACGACCTCACCACCCGTGCTGCCTACACACAGGAGACAACCACTAct GAAATCGTTACCAGCACGGTTACTGAGGTGCCCGAAGTCGAGACGGGCGAGACCGATGTTGTAGGCGAGACATCCAGCCGACGATCCACCAGCGAG ACGGAGGGCGAGGGACTACGGGCAGCGCTAGAGCAAGCGGAGGAgcacgcgccgccgccgcaggcGCACGCGCTCAAGCACGAGGTGTCGCACTCTCAGCCT GGCTACACGATCCGCAGCTCGGCTAACGGCGGCAGCGGCGCGCTGTACCCGGCGCTGTGCGTGGGCGGCGCCGCGCTGGCGGCCGCGGCGGCCGTCGCGCTCGCCGTGGCGCGCCGCCGCGACCGGCAAGCCCCGCAGGGCTTCGTGCAG GTGGAGCAGACCGGCGCCGTGGCCCCGACCCCCGAGGAGCGGCACGTGGCCAACATGCAGATCAACGGCTACGAGAACCCCACCTACAAGTACTTCGAGGTCAAGGAGTAA